One window of Metamycoplasma arthritidis genomic DNA carries:
- a CDS encoding nicotinate-nucleotide adenylyltransferase yields MKIGIFGGSFNPIHKGHILVAKEAIELLNLDCLYFVPAYQNPFRKKDEYVSGEHRINMIKMVLENKMQVCDFEIKRQYKSYTIDTINYFLSKFKDAELYLIVGSDNVNKLNKWKDIDDIAKKAKIVIFNRGNKYSKINIKKYHCLELKNHLYPFSSTAYKQGNLNQVEAIVQEYIGKHWLYIADIAKNTMDIERFKHLRFTAEFAVKLAKATNYDVKEAYRAGFMHDITKRWEQQQAYDFLAKYGLNSNNLPQYMLHQTTGYYFLRDVYKYPNEEVLHAIKVHTSLELELNLLDKIIFVADKICEGRQWNGIQKLRQLCLNSFDEGFREVVKVNLEFIKQKNNSLTKDQIKIYDKWTK; encoded by the coding sequence ATGAAAATTGGAATATTTGGTGGTAGTTTCAATCCTATTCATAAGGGCCATATTTTAGTTGCTAAAGAGGCAATAGAACTTCTTAATTTAGATTGCCTTTATTTTGTGCCCGCTTATCAAAATCCTTTTAGAAAAAAAGATGAATATGTCAGTGGCGAACATCGCATTAACATGATAAAAATGGTCTTAGAAAATAAAATGCAAGTTTGCGATTTTGAAATCAAACGTCAATACAAATCTTATACAATTGATACAATAAATTACTTTCTTTCTAAGTTTAAGGATGCTGAGCTTTATTTAATAGTTGGATCGGATAATGTAAATAAATTAAATAAATGAAAAGATATTGACGACATTGCTAAAAAGGCTAAAATAGTAATTTTCAATCGTGGTAATAAATATTCGAAAATAAACATTAAAAAATATCATTGTTTGGAGTTAAAAAATCACCTCTATCCTTTTAGTTCAACTGCCTATAAACAAGGCAATTTGAATCAAGTTGAGGCAATAGTGCAAGAGTACATTGGCAAACATTGACTTTATATTGCTGACATTGCTAAAAATACTATGGATATTGAACGCTTTAAGCATCTTAGGTTTACTGCTGAGTTTGCTGTTAAATTAGCCAAAGCTACTAATTATGATGTTAAAGAAGCTTATCGTGCTGGATTTATGCATGACATTACCAAACGTTGAGAGCAACAACAAGCTTATGATTTTTTAGCTAAATATGGACTAAATTCAAATAACTTGCCGCAATATATGTTGCACCAAACAACAGGGTACTATTTTTTGCGTGATGTTTATAAATATCCAAATGAAGAAGTGCTGCATGCTATTAAAGTGCATACTTCCTTAGAGTTAGAATTAAATTTACTTGATAAGATCATTTTTGTTGCCGATAAGATTTGTGAAGGTAGACAATGAAATGGCATCCAAAAACTAAGGCAACTATGTTTGAATAGTTTTGATGAAGGCTTTAGAGAAGTCGTTAAAGTCAATTTAGAATTTATTAAACAAAAAAATAATTCTTTAACAAAAGACCAAATAAAAATTTATGACAAATGAACGAAGTAA